The Gasterosteus aculeatus chromosome 12, fGasAcu3.hap1.1, whole genome shotgun sequence DNA window GCGTCGAGCCAGCCGCCGTTTCAGCTCCTCTGGCATGCGCTCGAAGCAGTGTTTGCACACCGGCTTCAGGTCAATTTCAACAAACTTATCTCTTGAGTGACCGCAGAAGTGAAGCGAAGCATGTAAGAGGAGAatttggagggagagagagggggggggggggggggaagagccaAGGAGGGAAGAGTTGTAGCGGGAAAGTGAAACACATTTTGCACCATGTACACGTTTAGTCGAGCGGAAATGTCAGTATCGTACAGGGTTAGTgagtaaaagagaaaaagagctcTTGTTGAGCAACGTGACTTACTTGAGAGTGAGTTTTGTGTTGCAGGTGGAGCACGAGAAACAACTGACACACCAGGCCTTGTTGAGAGCGGACACCACTAAGACAAAGAAAGGGACGCATGAACACTCAACTGTTGTACGCTCAAGCagcattttatgtcaattacATTCAAACCACTCACCATCCCCTTCAATCACACGGTTGCAGTGATAGCACACATCGCCGAAgagcttaaaaacaaaaaaggagattggatcgtttttatttcatttttaaaagcaaGCGCTGCAGGTCTTCTGTGCTTGCGGTTCTTCTGCTGCTTACCTGGTTATAATGAGTCTCGCAGTAGGCCAACCCTTTCCTCTCGTAATGCCGATGGCCGAGGAAAGGCTTCTCACACTTGGCACAAACAAAATGCTGCCGACAGAAAGAAATGTTGTTGAGGGAGACGGGGAAGCAAACTCCTAATGTATGCTTGTGAAATTGACTAGAGGAGCAGTTGCCAACTCgacatgaataaaaaatgagCGTCATATGAATATGTTTACTTAGTTAGAATTGTTTCCAAAAGTTATAGACTTGACCTGTGGACCCATTACTGATGTTTTGGTTTTATCAAACCATATTCAGCCCCAGTGTTTTTAGAAAAGCTCTACTTTTCATAAAAGTTCCTGTGGCAGTTGGATTCTAAACAAATTCctgtaaatataattaaaatgacTTCAGTACAATGTTGATAGTCTTGAGCATTTTGAAGAGTAGAAAATTCAGCTGACAGACAGATAAACATAAACAATATGATGCTTTCTGCCTCGGGAGAAATAATCGCTGCGCTCCTACTGCCTCAAATGAGCTAACTaacagtgttttgttgttcaatcgATGCCTTAAATCCTCCTGTACATAAGACGTATTGGTAACGTATTGTGGAATTCATTCAATAGTTGTATCATGCTTCACGGTAAAAGCTTTACTTACAATAGCTTTACAAACAAGTTTGCAACTCCATGGAAAGATATTGTCCACGTCACGTGCATGGTGGGGTTACTTCTCCTAAATTAGCAATACTGCGTATTTACTGTGCATCAAAAATAGCCTCCTTCCTTCTGACAAACCTCCACATGCCACTGCTTGCCCATGGCATTGACAACGCGCCCCTCGATGGGCCTCCTACAGGCCCCACAGATTGGTACACCCATCTTATCGTGGCAGGGCAAACAGTAGAGCTCTCCCTTCAGCTCCCTGGCTTCAGCCGTCAGCTCCTTCCTGTGGGCCATTAAAACACAACGGAGACCATTTTTTGTGATGTCTCGAATACACTCTGACGTCTGCATTGCGTCCTGTGCTTGACAGTCGGAATGAGAGAGGGGAGGCTGACCCGCAGTTGTTGCAGTTGAAGTGGTCCGGGTGATAGGGATCATTCTTAAAGATCAGGGGATGCTCTTCGATGATGGCGTGGCACTTCTGGCAGATGTACTTGCCCAGGCCACGGGCCTTCTCGCGGTTATGACAAGGGCGACACAGGTGCCTATTTGTCAGAGCGCAAATGAAGGAGCGTCAGCGGCGAGATACGAGTGTAACCACCCGTTTCACAGGCTGTCACAGGGTCACCTTATTAAGACTAGAATACGGCATACTCACCTGCCAGCATTTTTGACAAAGCCCACGTCCGCCAGCACGGCCTGGCAAATGTCACAGCAGAAGCAGTCGGGGTGCCAACTATTGTTCATGGCCTTAATGACACGACCAATGATGAACTCCCCTGAGGGAAACCCATAAGTGAGAGATCAGTTTGAGGACAGCAGAAGTCTGAGTCCCTATTTGTTGTGACTGGATCCCATCGCCGTGTcatacacaaaatatatatattcatatatcatAGTTCCTAATGAGCAGAACACTATGGAGCTCTGGTGTTACTTCAATCCACTGCAGTGCTTCCTATAGTGTTCTCAAAGTGGCAGTTCATTGTTGGATACAATTTAATTTGatctatttcatttaattagagCATGTCTGTCTCTCACTGGGCACAGTCAGGGAGTATTTAGATTAAGCTTACGGAGCACTTAAATGCATCATGGGTGATCTAAACACAAGTGGGATggtctaaataaaaaaaaaggtaaacaaaagcATGAATACACTTAAAGatcagggccctgttcctcgtacgtggttccaCTAAGTCGATccaaatgtcccattatccagATCAAACTAACGGCATGATTGACGTCAGTCTCAGTTCCTCCCGTTAGTTTGATCAGGATAATCGCGCGTGTGCGTCCAACgtcagaaggcggaagagtcgatcaccgaaaccaggattttttaacagtacAGCGGCAAATAAACGTAAAGTAAGAgcgtcttttttctccgctgacgagcacATGATCATGAACACGTGTGAGGAGAtaatatgtgtatttgaatcatttctgtcagatgAATTGTACGTATTGTGCATCTTTTACGCTGTTCATtctgtccgtcccagggaggatcctcctctgtctctctaaaggtttcttccctttattctccctgTTGGAggccttttcattgtttggggaggtTTTCCTGTGCCCGCCTGAGTGTTTCTAGACTGTCAcacgtgtacagactgtaaagccctctgaggcaaatttgcgatatCGTCCATCCATCCCTCTTCAAGAttgtgctatacaaaataaaatccatgCCATGAAGCTTCCACATTTAAAGAAGTATAATCTGATTGTTTACAGAGCCTGtacattttaccaacacgcatttaactttaacttgtCTGCGATACGTTGTCTGGCTTGTAGCCTCAATGAGGGGGAACtacgaagagcacgacatgcagcgcctttccagatgttctctgcattgcAACAATGTACAAACCTGTACAGTACGAGACTGTGTGCGAGACACGAGACAGAGTGTGAGCGGTTTATGAAAGGTTTGTCAGATAAAGCTGGCTGCATTAAACTGAAGCTTAATCAAGATGTTTTAATGTGCTTGTGTCGTGGCAAACCTCGCACACATCAACACCCGAGGTGTGgacatttttaaattataaGAGGAATTGTGGTGCAGACGTGAATGATCCTGCATCAATGGAGTGACAGAACATTATCCGTGTCGCTACGTTTTGCTGTCATTGATTTTCAcgcttgtattttttttcttccttcctctcgGCTCTCCTTGAATTTTTGTGTTTCACCAAGGCTGAACGGTGGGGAACGGCACAATTATTACCTATTAACAATATATTAAGCAAGTCTAGATTTATTTGATTGCTCGTATTAATTGTAAAAGTAAAATTCAATACTGAGGACGCTACGCATTGAGATGAGTCATCGTTGAAGCAAATCGTTAGCAGGTGAATCCTTTTCAGATCGAGTCATGAGGCTTGTGCAAGGGAGGGTTACAGGTTGAACCGCACACACGCTTCCAGGAATCTAAAAAAAGGTCCTTTGCGTAGGTGGTGAGCAGCGAAGCAAAGCCTAATCCCCCCAAATCATTTGAAGACCACGTATCATTTTGATACAGACATGGTTAGATATAGATAATATGTAAGAATCAAAAGGATTTTAATATTTACACAAAGTGTAGTCCCCACATTATTACATCTAGAcaggcatgaaaaaaaaatgaatgaggcCTTATAACACTCACCACACTGGTGGCAGCAAGGGGCAAAGAGAATCTGGAAGTCGTGTTCACAATATTTTCTCCCTTCAAACTGTGACAAAAAGAGGGTCTGTATTATTTCACTCAGGAGAAACATTCAAAACATTCTCCGTAATGGCAAATCCGCAGTCCACGTGCAGCACACAGCCTGGTTGATCAATTCGTGAAAGGGTTCGCGGCGCGTTTCGGCGTGCACTACCTCATAAAAGAGTCCCTCTGGAAACTGCTGGAAACACTGGGCGCACACAAAGCAGTGCTCGTGGTACAGCTCCCCATTACTGTTGACGATCTTCTCGGTGGCTGCAAAGCCACTCTTGCAACGTTCACATGCTGCACTGGCCAGGGCATTAGCAATGCTGTTGCACGAGACAAGAAAATACATATTAGTTCATGTTACTTCCCCCAGAGTCCCAGTGAAATGTCAGGCTGGCATTTGGGATGCACGCCTGGACCGGTGTTTATCATTTTTTCACATAACTATGTTGTGATTGTTTCAGCAGCTGTTACCATGGTGAGCGGGAAATAATGTGTGAATCAGTTTGGGAATTCACCAACACTGTTACTCCCTCCGCTGCAATCTCCTAATTAGGTATTGGAATAGAGGTGCTGACACCTATCTGAATGACAATGCGCAGCCATtcatatgaaacacacacacacacacacacacacacacacacacactaatgttaCCCAGACCAATCCATGCACAGTTTAATGCAGTCCCACAACACAAGACTTTCTGGCAGTAACTCGGGTCAGTAAAGGACAATTGGTGACTGGAGCTGCATGTTGAACACGAATATTTAGCAATGAGTTGCAAAATATAATAGTGGCACGTGACGTTACACCAACCAAAAgttatgttgtttttgtgttattttatctTCTTGTCTAGTACTGTCATCCAACGCATTAGCTGCCATCTTTAAAGAACTTTGAATGAATCAATGGCCATAATGGCTATGATCAACGCAAGCGCTAATCATTTTCAACATGTTGAGAATTACTATTAGCATAGTTAGCTCCGATTTGGGGAAGAAAACTATCCTGATTTAAATAAAGATAGCTAACGTCAGGGCAGGAGCAGAACGCCTTCAAACTGCCAGCGTCGACTGACGTTAGATTATGAACTGATGCTGCTAATGTTTGCCGGGGTCTTTAACAGCGTGTATCGAGTGTCCTGTAGCGGTAAGCTAACACGACGTTAGCTTTAGCCGATGACGTCAGCTACAGAAGcttatgagaaaaaaaacaatcttacCTGCCCGTCATTCCAGCGACCCCGAGCATCCCCTCTGAACGCGAAAGTTTCTAGAAATGTGGCAAATAAACTGGCATTTATTTGTGAGCGAACTCCTTTCCTTCGGTTGGCAAAGTTCTCAAGGCTCAGCGGGGCTCGTCCTGCGCCGCCGCGTCCCTCCCTGCAGCACCGGGCCGCCGATGAGTTGGCAGCGGCTTCAGGTCGCCCCCTCGGGGGCGGAGGGGAGAGTgggcgagagggggggcggggggggtctcTGGAGGTTTAACCTTCTCCATCTGCTACACCAAACATGAATTACAATAAatagatacataaataaataatcagtaTCATCATTACTGAATTACAGGAGTGAATtacagtaatgtaatgtaatgtaatggacaGGACTCCTTGGTCCATAGTGAACTCTGCCTTAGAACATATGATTAGTTGTGAGTGCAGCAGGAGACAGCACTCAACTTCTGTCTTGTACCATTTGAACGTGTCCTCGTGTTGCCTGTGGTTTCCTGGAGAGCACTCTGCTTGGAGCTAAGTGCAGGATAGATAACATTTGCTAGTGTTGTATTTCAGCTATTCCCTTTCTTCATAATGACACAATTACCTGCAGGGAGGTTTGATCCTTGACATCACTCTGCACAACCTGCAGCTCTGTGGGAGCTGCAGGTTGTGAATGGCTGCATTGTATTTAAGGACAGAATCTTAGGGAAAAACCAAACGTTTATGCTATTTTTTGTCGGACAAAATTATACTGTGACAATATTTCAAACAAAATTTTCAAGGCTTTATAGATTTGTCATTTTAGCGAGGTGTCGGTTCCACAATAAAACTATTTCAATGCAAATGATTAAACAGAGAGCCAACTTCACCTTATGTCTCATGTGGGAGTTTGAACACGTTTTCCACTCCCAAATAGCTTGTGACTGCTTTACTAAAGGTTTActaagaaagagaaaaatgcttttattgcaCAGCCCACGGGTGTCCTCAGACAACATCATTCTTGATGAATCCACTCTACAACATCTTGCAACTATAATCATTTTACTCTATTGCAAAATAACAATACTTAAACTATTTCATTCTTAGTGATTCATGCAAACATTCATTTACATCAACATTCAGCTGTCACATAAATGATCTTATGTCTTATGATGTCTTATCTATTATACATACACTAACTTTTGACTTCCAAGTCATCTtcaagaaaaaacatgttctgTCTTGAAGATAGAAAGGTCAATTGATTATAACTGTGCTGCTGTATTTACAGACATGACTGATGTTGACAAATGTAAATTAGATTTTGTCCATGTTTTAAAATACCCTGCAGTCAACCAATTTGAGTGTTTTGCATTTGAGAACCTTTTTTGCGACTACACTTCCCCACAACATGTGTTTAATAAATGTTAAGCCAGAATATATCTTGTCGTTTGTAAAAGCCATTAGAGAATGAATATTAGAGAGAATGATATGTCCCCTGTTTGGCTTGTCTCGTCCCCAAAAAGCTTATCTGtcaaaaatcaaacaattcCACCCCGCCAATTAGAATAGAATTAAAGTGTTTGTGAGAATAGAAAATTACTCCATAAAGACCGAGCAAGAATGACTCATAGAATAGAATAGACAGCTTTAGTGACCGATGTATCAAAATCAATTGCCTGCAAAATGCCCAAATTATATTGCAGCTCATTTTGATTCATTAGACTCAAAGTGCATCAAAAGCGATTCAGTAAATATACAGAGGATATCGGTTCACATTTCCTTCTACCATTTGATTTGCAATATAACATTTTGATATTAACAATGTCAAGAACAGGGCATCCCAAATTGAAGCTTGTGGACATTACGCATTAACTTATTTGAATCTCTTcaaatacagtatatacagaaTAAGATGGTTTTGGCCAAAGAAGAAAGGGAGACGGATCTGTCTTTAGCTTTATCCATATCGATTCAGAGCACAGAATAGGAGACAACTCTATTGTTAAAGGATGAAGTGGATGCATTTTACTGTCTTTAATAAACTGCGCTAAGACTTTTATTCTATATTAAGCATGTTTATTgttcaaatgtctgtttttaatgtttcaatcAATGCTCCTAATTGTTTTTACatgcctttttattttgctttatgTGTTGATGGTcctaatggttttatgtgaagcactttaaattgccttgttgttgataTTTGCTGCACAAATAAACTGGCCTTGCCTTCTAAATGAGAGCAACTCAGAAACACTTTCCAAGACATCGGATGGAAACAGCGGAGAGGAGGCAGGAGCAGTGGATTGATATGTGTTACGGATCACTGTCCCCTCATCACGGAGTATTTGTTATTCTTGTCCATTCCCAATCTGTCACACTAAAAATGAAATTAGAGACCTTCAATGACTATGGGGGACCAGAATTGTAGCAACTTCTACTGCATGTCGGAAAAACATATTAGTTAATAATGGTGAACATCTTTATCTGGTGCATGTACAATATCCATCACACATTAAGGCTATTTTCTAAGCGTCCTGGTCTGAAAGACATTTTTATGTTAGGAACCTCATGGCGAAGGAACGGGCTAAACGCATCCGAGGAGGAAGCACACGACCGTGGCACTGATCCACAAACAGGACGTCtgggacaaaaataaaataagctaAAACCCGTTTAAAGCTCTGCGTGACGGCCAACATTGGCCTATTTCCCACAGTTCAGGACCATCTTCCTGGTCCTGTTTGTTTAACTAACTTAAGGGCGAGGGTCCAAAAATGTACAACAGTTGCATTGTTTTAAGAATCATTATTTTTCCTTAACATTCCTAATAGCGACCATTCCTTCTGTTGCCTGCAAGTCAAACATGAGGGAAAATTTCCATCCGTTTCAGGGACTTTGAGGGAGGGGGTCTACAGGTGTGTCCTCAATCTTGAGGGACAACAAGGATTAGGAGTTTACAAAAACCACTGTCAGCCCCAAGAAGAAGTGAGACTATTTAACAAAGCGACGATGGCTTGTTTTATTCCACCAAGTCAAGACATCAATCAGCTCTACATGCAGACGTATCCTGATACCACCATCTAGTTCAGTTATACATTTGCTTTGCTGCCCTCTGCAGTTGGAAAACATCATATCAACTTTGCCTGGACGTATTTGTGCATCCTCGAACgtacaaacaaaacagaaaagcatTCATCAAAACGTTCCTCCACACCATCTATTACTCCACAGGGCACCTTCAGATGTAGACGTAAAAACAAATTTGCAAATGTTGTGCCAGGCTACTTTGCCAGTGATTTATCTTTCAAGattaagagaaaagaaaaaagaagggttggcgtgatttttgtttttgaagttgACGAATTAGAGATATTTGACTATAGAGCTTTACACGTTCTCTttgtaaactaaactaaacaataAAAGGTTTAATGGGCCACAGCAGGGCAGGAATCTAGTTtcaaacatgaacaaatgaacTCACATCATCAACAGAATGCAAAGAGGTTATAGTGTTAACCTTTTGGTAAAGACGTTTATGTTTTCTGATGCAATATTGACTGAAATGAGCACGTTCAGCAGCTTGTTCCAGTCCGTCCTGCCAACATGACAGGATGAAGAATCCGCCCCTGGTAAATGTCGCAAACACACAGATAGCTAACTATATTAACTATTATGAGATAGCAGTTATTGTTTGACCCGACGCCGTTTTCTTCATAAACTTGTTTACTTTGGTTATAGATTCAGGTTGTACGGACGAAGTAGTAAAGGTGGAAGGCAGCTCCAAAATGTATGGAGCAGGTGGCAAGACGTTACAATTTAATCAGAGATCAGAAGTTTAAACTTGTGAGTTGTGTTATTAGTTGTGTAATCTCAAACAATAGCTCACACATCAATGGTTGTAAGTGTGCCATAAGTCAAGTCTTTCCTCTGTACAGCGccaaccacagacacacattggGGCGTGCACACTGCCGGCTCCTCTgaggaggaaaacactgtatgtTAAAGACAGTCACGACTCAACGTGTGTAAAGTCAACCGATCGACACATTAACGACCCGGAGATACGTGTTGTGTATCTCCATTTTACGCAGTTTTATTTTACTACATCTCAGAATTATCACCCAACATCACTTTTAATACCCTTCCTATCCAGTGAAACCCAGGTTCTCCCCAAAGTTCACCTCTCATCGGACGTGTGAAACCCACTGTGAGGACAGTTAAAGTGAGGCCAGAGGGAGACGACTCTGCACTACAGCTCCGGTTTGAACACACAGACTGGAGTGTTTGCCACCGAGGCCACACTGGACTCCCACACAGACATCAACGCCTTTGCCTCCTCTGTTCTGGACTATATAACACCAGTGTTGACAGTGTCACCACCACACAGTCCTCAGCCAGACGCCGGGGATGAACAGAGAGGTTCGCCTGCTGCTGAAGGCACGCAACGATGGACACCCACAATTCGTCATCCGTTGATGTTGTCTCTTGTGGCAGAAGGGAAAAGAGGCCGTGTTGGGTCAACTCTGAATGTGGAAGAACACCTTTAGATTCAAAGGGAGTTTATGGCGCGGGATGGGTGATCAAGATATGAGAATGTAATATCTAATACAAAGATATATCAACATATAGCATGTTATATGGTAATTCAATGACAACATTCAACATACTACATATGAAATAactgtattacattttttttttttatttgaaaaacaaacttgtTATTATGGATTTGGATCATTTAATTGTGTTTCACAGTAGCATGTGCGGTTTATTGACAATGTTTACACAGAAAGATGGTATGATTCCATATTCTGTCATCGCCCAGCAGTAGCATCGGCCATCAACCAAAGACAGCTATTTCATATCAGCAAATCTTAATTCCAACAGGTTTGGTGTATTCTGTCGGGCTGCAAGTACGACTCATATCACTATTAATCTTGAATCGATTATTTGGTCAGTTATCCAGAAATTGTATTCAGTTGGCCATTTTACTTTAACTGGTGCTCTTGAGATTGT harbors:
- the LOC120831290 gene encoding LIM and senescent cell antigen-like-containing domain protein 1 isoform X4; amino-acid sequence: MPWPVQHVNVARVALQPPRRSSTVMGSCTTSTALCAPSVSSSFQRDSFMSLKGENIVNTTSRFSLPLAATSVAMNNSWHPDCFCCDICQAVLADVGFVKNAGRHLCRPCHNREKARGLGKYICQKCHAIIEEHPLIFKNDPYHPDHFNCNNCGKELTAEARELKGELYCLPCHDKMGVPICGACRRPIEGRVVNAMGKQWHVEHFVCAKCEKPFLGHRHYERKGLAYCETHYNQLFGDVCYHCNRVIEGDVVSALNKAWCVSCFSCSTCNTKLTLKDKFVEIDLKPVCKHCFERMPEELKRRLARRERDAKDRKKNPAVSL
- the LOC120831290 gene encoding LIM and senescent cell antigen-like-containing domain protein 1 isoform X2 — its product is MLGVAGMTGSIANALASAACERCKSGFAATEKIVNSNGELYHEHCFVCAQCFQQFPEGLFYEFEGRKYCEHDFQILFAPCCHQCGEFIIGRVIKAMNNSWHPDCFCCDICQAVLADVGFVKNAGRHLCRPCHNREKARGLGKYICQKCHAIIEEHPLIFKNDPYHPDHFNCNNCGKELTAEARELKGELYCLPCHDKMGVPICGACRRPIEGRVVNAMGKQWHVEHFVCAKCEKPFLGHRHYERKGLAYCETHYNQLFGDVCYHCNRVIEGDVVSALNKAWCVSCFSCSTCNTKLTLKNKFVEFDMKPVCKKCYERFPLELKKRLKKLAESLGHK
- the LOC120831290 gene encoding LIM and senescent cell antigen-like-containing domain protein 1 isoform X3 — translated: MPWPVQHVNVARVALQPPRRSSTVMGSCTTSTALCAPSVSSSFQRDSFMSLKGENIVNTTSRFSLPLAATSVAMNNSWHPDCFCCDICQAVLADVGFVKNAGRHLCRPCHNREKARGLGKYICQKCHAIIEEHPLIFKNDPYHPDHFNCNNCGKELTAEARELKGELYCLPCHDKMGVPICGACRRPIEGRVVNAMGKQWHVEHFVCAKCEKPFLGHRHYERKGLAYCETHYNQLFGDVCYHCNRVIEGDVVSALNKAWCVSCFSCSTCNTKLTLKNKFVEFDMKPVCKKCYERFPLELKKRLKKLAESLGHK
- the LOC120831290 gene encoding LIM and senescent cell antigen-like-containing domain protein 1 isoform X1, giving the protein MLGVAGMTGSIANALASAACERCKSGFAATEKIVNSNGELYHEHCFVCAQCFQQFPEGLFYEFEGRKYCEHDFQILFAPCCHQCGEFIIGRVIKAMNNSWHPDCFCCDICQAVLADVGFVKNAGRHLCRPCHNREKARGLGKYICQKCHAIIEEHPLIFKNDPYHPDHFNCNNCGKELTAEARELKGELYCLPCHDKMGVPICGACRRPIEGRVVNAMGKQWHVEHFVCAKCEKPFLGHRHYERKGLAYCETHYNQLFGDVCYHCNRVIEGDVVSALNKAWCVSCFSCSTCNTKLTLKDKFVEIDLKPVCKHCFERMPEELKRRLARRERDAKDRKKNPAVSL